The Cellulophaga sp. L1A9 genome window below encodes:
- a CDS encoding LA_2272 family surface repeat-containing protein yields MKYILIVLIFLIGKQAQAQNELKNRKFRAPLWTTHDTDVDIVGASFGFVPRDLTKDKSLVRTYGLRVEAFPLSFFYFMAPKSPLSTYNEEYYSTLKGNASEHINGLNIATGSFEEIDVNGISTTLFLHYSRKHNGIAVAGVTNTIERGNGLMIAYGGNDVYHGNGMMLGTLFGNATNTFNGLQISAANFISEKGTGLQIGLFNSATNFRGLQLGLWNKNSKRSLPFINWQFKG; encoded by the coding sequence ATGAAGTATATTCTGATAGTTTTAATTTTTTTGATAGGCAAACAGGCTCAGGCTCAAAATGAGCTGAAAAATAGAAAGTTTAGAGCGCCATTATGGACTACGCACGATACTGATGTAGATATTGTTGGTGCTTCCTTTGGGTTTGTGCCTAGAGATTTGACTAAGGATAAATCTCTTGTTAGAACCTATGGACTAAGAGTCGAGGCTTTTCCTTTGTCTTTCTTTTATTTTATGGCACCCAAAAGTCCTTTGTCTACCTATAATGAAGAGTATTATAGTACTTTAAAAGGTAACGCTTCTGAGCATATCAATGGTCTAAATATTGCAACAGGCTCTTTTGAAGAGATTGATGTTAATGGAATTTCTACCACACTTTTCTTACATTATAGTAGAAAACATAATGGGATAGCAGTTGCAGGAGTAACAAATACCATTGAACGAGGGAATGGATTGATGATAGCGTATGGTGGTAATGATGTGTATCATGGGAATGGAATGATGCTAGGTACGCTCTTTGGTAACGCAACCAATACGTTTAATGGATTGCAAATAAGTGCCGCTAATTTCATTTCTGAAAAGGGAACTGGTTTGCAAATTGGTCTTTTTAATTCAGCAACTAATTTTAGGGGGCTTCAATTGGGTTTGTGGAATAAGAATTCTAAACGTTCATTGCCATTTATTAATTGGCAATTTAAAGGATAA
- a CDS encoding VWA domain-containing protein, which produces MKKFLTSLTLLLFCTLLTSCYVVKKSDDFFGIETSTRNTLYLIDISGSMEGIDEGSIKDQVVREVGDEAGNQVSKVIGGKIGGLLGKQVSKEATKLGAVKRKLIPAIKGLPDGKKFVVFSFNNDVTKQATSFRIADNTTRTSSNIFVKNLKANGGTNTLEGLLEALSTYEVEEIVLMSDGLPNSGPDAVLDEIRKVNTNNIIIHTIAFGDDADLDFMRTLAQENNGTFITSKI; this is translated from the coding sequence ATGAAAAAATTTTTAACAAGTTTAACGCTACTACTATTTTGTACACTCCTTACCTCCTGTTATGTAGTAAAGAAATCTGATGATTTTTTCGGTATCGAAACATCTACTCGCAACACCTTGTACCTTATTGATATTTCCGGCAGCATGGAAGGCATAGATGAAGGCTCTATAAAGGACCAAGTTGTAAGAGAAGTTGGCGATGAAGCAGGCAACCAAGTAAGTAAAGTAATAGGTGGAAAAATTGGAGGTCTCCTTGGAAAACAAGTCTCTAAAGAAGCGACTAAATTAGGTGCTGTAAAACGCAAGTTAATACCTGCAATAAAAGGGCTCCCTGATGGCAAAAAATTTGTTGTCTTTTCTTTTAATAATGATGTAACCAAACAAGCCACTTCATTTAGAATAGCAGACAACACCACAAGAACCTCATCAAATATATTTGTAAAAAACTTAAAAGCCAATGGAGGCACCAATACGCTAGAGGGACTTCTAGAAGCCTTATCTACTTATGAAGTAGAAGAAATTGTATTAATGAGTGATGGTTTACCAAATAGTGGTCCAGATGCCGTACTTGATGAAATACGCAAAGTGAATACTAATAACATTATTATACACACTATTGCTTTTGGTGATGATGCCGATTTAGATTTTATGCGAACTTTGGCTCAAGAAAACAACGGCACTTTTATTACCTCTAAAATATAA
- a CDS encoding LytTR family DNA-binding domain-containing protein, whose amino-acid sequence MSAISCFIVEDDPQAFAYASSIVKSYQNIALIGHSDNIKEASFLIKQMKPDFIILDVFLTDGTAFEFLKLFEAIHFKIIFTTSFAKYAIEAFKFSAIDYLLKPYEEKELILAVDKVIADISKTNYQSQLTTLLHNFSHNDQSKKLVLKNTDAIHVITIEDILFAKSDNNYTSFLLTSGKSILVSKPLKSFDEKLRNHNFFRVHQSFLINLTYITSFDKRNEEVVLNEQHAIPVAQSKKKSLLNYIDALF is encoded by the coding sequence ATGAGCGCTATCTCTTGTTTTATTGTAGAAGATGATCCACAAGCATTTGCCTATGCTTCGTCTATTGTAAAAAGCTACCAAAACATAGCACTAATTGGCCATTCTGATAATATCAAAGAAGCATCTTTTTTAATAAAACAAATGAAGCCCGACTTTATAATTTTAGATGTTTTCCTGACCGATGGTACTGCTTTTGAATTTCTTAAGTTGTTTGAGGCGATCCATTTCAAGATTATATTTACCACTTCTTTTGCTAAATATGCCATAGAAGCATTTAAGTTTAGCGCTATAGATTACCTGCTAAAACCCTATGAAGAAAAAGAATTGATCTTAGCCGTAGACAAAGTAATTGCAGACATTAGTAAAACAAACTACCAGTCGCAGTTAACTACCTTACTCCATAATTTTTCTCATAATGACCAATCAAAAAAATTGGTACTTAAAAACACAGATGCTATTCATGTGATTACCATAGAAGATATATTGTTTGCAAAATCTGATAACAACTACACCTCTTTTCTTCTTACAAGTGGTAAAAGTATTTTAGTTTCTAAGCCGCTTAAATCATTTGATGAAAAACTTAGGAATCACAATTTTTTTCGGGTACATCAAAGTTTTCTCATTAACTTAACTTACATAACTTCTTTTGACAAGCGCAATGAAGAAGTTGTTCTAAATGAACAACACGCTATTCCGGTAGCACAAAGTAAAAAAAAGAGTCTACTTAACTATATTGATGCACTTTTTTAA
- a CDS encoding tetratricopeptide repeat protein gives MHYQHHKRFISRKTYLLFVFLIIGIHISTAQTQEEVAKHQQIEVLLQTSKKLAQTAIDSSFFYVDKALQTAKLIGNDTLLAKANIQKSSLHIFKKEFSKSDALLQENLKKELPKHLKGLTLHNLGTIQYYKQDFEKALRLYLQAAKILEQTKNNQQLVSTYSNIGAINASLKNYKNAQLYLERALTLSDFNEVIKLQILVNLSNIYYSQELFEKYKASIFQAEEIALKHNSKNILATIYTNLAMFYTDEGSDYDLAATYGKKAIALRKELSTTNALNITYNNVGHAYLKKKEYHKAISYLDSASIGAKGIVKSYIYNNLKESYLGLEQYKTALYYADLKDAIKDSITNEQQKESVAELTEKYESEKKEQRINILDTQNKLQALTIQQQNYLLTGLAVFALLIVVLGYFGFKNYKIQQQLDKVLLQQRLRKTQLNPHFLFNALQSIQNFIHQNDKEKSSAYLTSYSKLIRLVLEKSDDDFSTIEDDSTALESYLKLQLLNYDNKFAYTINIEDSVTEDFDILPTLITQPFVENAILHGLKDNTKGLINITYFKKNNILFVTITDNGKGFEIKKEDAKRLHKSMSMEIIQEQLKNLNKTSKNFKGTIDIDSSSKGTQVTLSFTTT, from the coding sequence ATGCATTACCAGCACCATAAAAGATTTATAAGCAGAAAAACATACCTCCTATTTGTATTTCTTATCATAGGAATACATATTTCTACAGCACAGACACAAGAAGAGGTAGCTAAACATCAGCAGATAGAAGTACTATTACAAACATCTAAAAAATTAGCTCAAACTGCCATAGACAGTTCTTTCTTCTATGTTGATAAAGCACTACAAACAGCAAAATTAATTGGCAATGACACTTTACTAGCAAAAGCCAATATACAGAAAAGTAGCCTCCATATTTTTAAAAAAGAATTCAGTAAATCAGACGCTCTTTTACAAGAAAACCTTAAAAAAGAACTTCCTAAACATTTAAAGGGATTAACACTACACAATCTTGGTACCATACAGTATTACAAACAAGACTTTGAAAAAGCACTAAGGCTTTATTTACAAGCTGCAAAAATTTTGGAGCAGACAAAAAACAACCAACAATTAGTAAGTACTTATTCTAATATTGGGGCAATAAATGCTTCTTTAAAAAATTATAAAAATGCACAACTCTATTTAGAAAGAGCATTAACACTGAGTGATTTTAACGAAGTAATAAAACTTCAAATTCTGGTGAATCTCTCCAATATTTATTACAGTCAAGAACTTTTTGAAAAATATAAAGCGTCAATTTTTCAGGCAGAAGAAATTGCACTAAAACATAATTCTAAAAACATCCTTGCCACCATTTATACCAATTTAGCCATGTTTTATACGGATGAAGGTTCTGATTATGACCTTGCGGCTACCTATGGTAAAAAAGCTATCGCCTTAAGAAAAGAGCTTAGCACCACTAACGCACTTAACATAACTTACAATAATGTTGGACATGCCTATCTCAAAAAAAAGGAATACCATAAAGCGATTAGCTATTTAGATAGCGCAAGCATCGGAGCAAAAGGAATTGTAAAATCATACATCTATAACAATCTTAAAGAATCTTACTTAGGTTTAGAGCAATACAAAACAGCGCTATATTATGCCGATTTAAAAGATGCCATTAAAGATTCTATTACCAATGAACAACAGAAAGAAAGTGTTGCAGAATTGACCGAAAAATATGAATCAGAAAAAAAAGAACAACGCATTAATATTCTAGACACCCAAAATAAATTACAAGCCCTTACGATTCAACAGCAAAACTACCTACTCACAGGTTTAGCCGTCTTTGCATTACTCATCGTTGTTTTAGGGTATTTTGGATTTAAGAACTATAAGATCCAGCAACAATTAGACAAGGTCTTACTGCAGCAAAGATTAAGAAAAACGCAATTAAATCCACATTTCTTATTCAATGCTTTACAAAGCATTCAAAACTTCATACATCAAAATGATAAAGAAAAATCTAGCGCTTATCTTACCAGTTATTCTAAATTAATACGATTAGTTTTAGAGAAATCTGATGATGATTTTAGTACGATTGAAGATGACAGTACAGCCTTAGAATCTTATCTAAAATTACAGCTCTTAAATTATGACAACAAATTTGCATATACAATAAACATTGAAGATTCTGTCACTGAGGATTTTGATATACTCCCAACATTGATTACACAGCCTTTTGTAGAAAACGCCATCCTTCACGGATTAAAGGACAACACAAAAGGACTTATCAACATAACATATTTCAAAAAGAATAATATATTATTCGTTACCATTACGGACAATGGAAAAGGTTTTGAAATAAAAAAAGAAGATGCTAAAAGATTGCATAAATCTATGAGCATGGAGATTATTCAAGAGCAATTAAAAAACCTCAATAAAACTTCTAAAAATTTCAAAGGGACTATTGATATAGATAGTTCTTCTAAAGGAACACAAGTTACTTTAAGCTTTACTACCACTTAA
- a CDS encoding polyribonucleotide nucleotidyltransferase, producing MIPKVFKEVIDLGDGREISIETGKLAKQAHGSVVVQSGNCMLLCTVVSNYKQSDVDFLPLTVDYREKFAAAGRYPGGFFKREARPSDGEVLTMRLVDRVLRPLFPKDYHAETQVMIQLMSHDENVMPEAMAGLAASAAIQLSDFPFECAISEARVGRVNGEFVINPTRAQLAESDLEMMIGASADSVMMVEGEMDEISEEEMADAIKFAHEAIKVQIAAQLRLAEAFGKKEVREYATAEANEELEKRIHDLAYDKCYAIAKKGTSKAERSAAFAEVKEEVKASFTEEEMAEFGHLVGGYYSKAEKEAVRELTLSEGLRLDGRKTDEIRPIWCEIDYLPSTHGSAIFTRGETQALATVTLGTSRDANKIDMPSHEGEENFYLHYNFPPFCTGEARPLRGTSRREVGHGNLAQRGLKGMIPSDCPYTVRVVSEVLESNGSSSMATVCAGTMALMDAGVKMKRPVSGIAMGLISDGDRYAVLSDILGDEDHLGDMDFKVTGTSEGITACQMDIKIKGLSYEILVNALKQARDGRLHILGKITDTISAPAEDVKSHAPKMVTRRIPNEFIGALIGPGGKVIQEMQKETGTTIVINEDPVTEEGIVEILGVGQEGIDAVLAKIDSILFKPELGKSYEVKVIKMLDFGAVVEYAEAPGNEVLLHVSELAWERTENVSDVVNMGDVFEVKYFGVDPKTRKEKVSRKALLPKPEGYVARPPRDDKRSGGRDNRGRDNRGRDDRKPREDKKED from the coding sequence ATGATTCCAAAAGTATTTAAAGAGGTTATTGACCTTGGGGACGGTAGAGAAATTTCTATCGAAACCGGAAAATTAGCAAAACAGGCACACGGTTCTGTTGTTGTTCAATCAGGAAACTGTATGTTATTATGTACTGTAGTTTCTAATTACAAACAAAGCGATGTGGACTTTCTTCCACTTACTGTAGATTACAGAGAAAAATTTGCTGCTGCAGGTCGTTACCCAGGTGGTTTCTTTAAAAGAGAAGCAAGACCAAGTGATGGAGAGGTATTAACAATGCGTCTAGTAGACCGTGTTTTACGTCCTTTATTCCCAAAAGATTACCATGCAGAAACACAAGTAATGATACAGTTAATGTCTCATGACGAAAATGTTATGCCTGAAGCTATGGCTGGTTTGGCTGCTTCTGCTGCAATCCAATTATCAGATTTCCCATTTGAATGCGCTATCTCTGAAGCTAGAGTTGGTCGTGTTAATGGCGAATTTGTAATTAACCCAACAAGAGCACAATTAGCAGAATCTGATTTAGAGATGATGATTGGTGCTTCTGCTGATTCCGTAATGATGGTTGAGGGTGAGATGGATGAAATTTCTGAAGAAGAAATGGCTGATGCTATCAAATTTGCTCACGAAGCTATTAAAGTACAAATTGCTGCACAATTACGTTTAGCTGAAGCTTTTGGAAAAAAAGAGGTTCGCGAGTACGCAACTGCTGAAGCAAATGAAGAATTAGAAAAAAGAATACACGATTTAGCTTACGATAAATGCTATGCTATTGCTAAGAAGGGAACTTCTAAAGCAGAACGTAGTGCTGCATTTGCTGAAGTAAAAGAAGAAGTAAAAGCCTCTTTTACAGAAGAAGAAATGGCAGAATTTGGTCACCTTGTAGGAGGTTACTATAGTAAAGCTGAAAAAGAAGCTGTTCGTGAATTAACATTAAGCGAAGGTTTACGTTTAGACGGTCGTAAGACTGATGAAATTAGACCAATCTGGTGTGAGATAGATTATTTACCATCTACACACGGTTCTGCTATTTTCACACGTGGGGAAACTCAAGCTTTAGCAACCGTAACTTTAGGTACTTCTAGAGATGCTAACAAAATAGATATGCCATCTCACGAAGGTGAAGAAAACTTCTATTTACATTATAACTTCCCTCCTTTTTGTACAGGTGAAGCTAGACCACTAAGAGGAACTTCTAGAAGAGAAGTTGGTCATGGTAACTTAGCACAACGTGGATTAAAAGGAATGATTCCTAGTGATTGTCCTTATACTGTACGTGTTGTATCTGAAGTATTAGAATCTAATGGTTCTTCTTCTATGGCAACTGTTTGTGCTGGTACAATGGCTTTAATGGATGCTGGTGTTAAAATGAAACGTCCTGTTTCTGGTATTGCTATGGGATTAATTTCTGATGGTGATCGTTACGCTGTATTGTCTGATATTTTAGGAGATGAAGATCACTTAGGAGATATGGACTTTAAAGTAACTGGTACTTCTGAAGGAATTACTGCTTGCCAAATGGATATTAAAATTAAAGGATTATCATACGAGATTTTAGTGAATGCACTAAAACAAGCGCGTGATGGTCGTTTACATATTTTAGGTAAAATTACTGATACGATTTCTGCTCCAGCTGAAGATGTTAAATCTCACGCTCCAAAAATGGTAACTAGACGTATTCCTAATGAATTCATTGGTGCTTTAATTGGCCCAGGTGGAAAAGTTATTCAGGAAATGCAGAAAGAAACTGGAACAACTATCGTTATTAACGAAGATCCAGTAACAGAAGAAGGTATTGTTGAGATTTTAGGTGTAGGACAAGAAGGTATTGATGCTGTTTTAGCAAAAATAGATTCTATTTTATTCAAGCCTGAACTTGGTAAATCTTACGAAGTGAAAGTAATAAAAATGTTAGATTTTGGTGCTGTAGTAGAATATGCTGAAGCTCCAGGAAACGAAGTTTTATTACATGTATCTGAACTAGCTTGGGAACGTACAGAAAATGTTTCTGACGTTGTTAATATGGGTGATGTTTTTGAAGTGAAGTATTTCGGTGTAGATCCTAAAACTCGTAAAGAGAAAGTATCACGTAAAGCTTTATTACCAAAACCAGAAGGGTATGTAGCGAGACCACCAAGAGATGACAAACGTTCTGGTGGACGTGACAATAGAGGTAGAGATAATCGTGGACGCGATGACAGAAAACCTAGAGAAGATAAAAAAGAAGATTAA
- the rpsO gene encoding 30S ribosomal protein S15, whose amino-acid sequence MYLTKEGKAELFKKHGGEEKNTGSAEGQIALFTHRIEHLSQHLRTNRKDYNTERSLVMLVGKRRSLLDYLIKKDIVRYREIIKELGIRK is encoded by the coding sequence ATGTATTTAACAAAAGAAGGAAAAGCTGAGCTTTTCAAAAAACACGGTGGCGAAGAAAAAAACACTGGTTCTGCTGAAGGGCAAATTGCATTGTTTACACATCGTATTGAGCACTTAAGTCAACACTTAAGAACTAACCGTAAAGATTATAACACGGAACGCTCTCTAGTAATGTTAGTAGGTAAAAGAAGAAGCTTATTAGATTATTTAATTAAGAAAGATATTGTAAGATATCGTGAAATAATTAAAGAATTAGGCATTAGAAAATAA
- the accD gene encoding acetyl-CoA carboxylase, carboxyltransferase subunit beta encodes MSSWFKRKEKGIQTATEQKKDTPKGLWYKSPTGKIVEADELAKNFYVSPEDDYHVRIGSKEYFEILFDDNKFKEIDSKLTSKDPLKFEDTKKYADRLKAAQAKTGLNDAVRTGIGKSFGKDVVVCCMDFAFIGGSMGSVVGEKIARGIDYAIKKKLPFVMISKSGGARMMEAALSLMQLAKTSAKLAQLAEAGLPYISLCTDPTTGGTTASYAMLGDINISEPGALIGFAGPRVVKEATGKELPEGFQTAEFVMEHGFLDFIVHRKNLKKKINLYIDLIQNNPVRKEELKSA; translated from the coding sequence ATGTCGTCTTGGTTTAAAAGAAAAGAAAAAGGAATACAAACTGCAACGGAGCAAAAAAAAGATACCCCAAAAGGGTTATGGTACAAATCACCCACTGGTAAAATAGTTGAAGCTGATGAATTAGCTAAAAACTTTTATGTAAGCCCAGAAGATGATTACCATGTAAGAATAGGAAGTAAAGAGTATTTTGAAATTTTATTTGACGACAATAAGTTTAAAGAAATTGACAGCAAATTAACGTCTAAAGACCCTTTAAAATTCGAGGATACTAAAAAATACGCAGACCGTTTAAAAGCAGCACAAGCAAAAACAGGTCTAAATGACGCTGTTAGAACCGGTATCGGTAAATCTTTCGGGAAAGATGTTGTCGTTTGCTGTATGGATTTCGCTTTTATTGGCGGATCTATGGGAAGCGTTGTTGGAGAAAAAATTGCACGTGGTATTGATTATGCTATCAAAAAGAAATTACCATTTGTAATGATTTCAAAATCTGGTGGTGCACGTATGATGGAAGCAGCACTTTCATTAATGCAATTAGCAAAAACATCTGCTAAACTAGCACAGTTAGCAGAAGCCGGTTTACCTTACATTTCATTATGTACAGATCCTACCACTGGTGGAACTACCGCTTCTTATGCAATGCTTGGTGATATTAATATTTCTGAGCCAGGTGCTTTAATTGGTTTTGCAGGCCCAAGAGTTGTTAAAGAAGCTACAGGAAAAGAATTGCCTGAAGGTTTCCAAACTGCCGAATTTGTAATGGAACATGGCTTTTTAGACTTTATCGTTCACAGAAAAAATTTGAAAAAGAAAATTAATCTGTATATCGATTTAATTCAAAACAACCCAGTTCGCAAAGAAGAGTTGAAATCTGCTTAA
- the fbaA gene encoding class II fructose-bisphosphate aldolase, protein MAHNIKPGVATGDQVQEIFDYAKEKGFALPAVNVIGSDTINAVLETAASLNAPVIIQFSNGGAQFNAGKGLSNDGQKAAIQGAIAGAKHIHQLAEAYGAVVILHTDHCAKKLLPWIDGLLDASEQHYKETGKSLFSSHMIDLSEEPLEENIAICKEYLTRMAKMEMTLEIELGITGGEEDGVDNSDVDDSKLYTQPEEVAYAYEELSKVSPRFTIAAAFGNVHGVYKPGNVKLTPKILKNSQEYITKKYNVEHNHIDFVFHGGSGSTVEEIREGISYGVIKMNIDTDLQYAFLEGIRDYIQDKKDYLQAQIGNPNGADEPNKKFYDPRVWLREGEKTFVTRLKKAFADLNNENTL, encoded by the coding sequence ATGGCTCATAATATAAAACCAGGCGTTGCAACTGGAGACCAAGTACAAGAAATTTTCGACTACGCAAAAGAAAAAGGATTTGCTTTACCAGCAGTAAATGTTATTGGTTCAGATACTATTAATGCAGTTCTTGAAACGGCAGCAAGTTTAAACGCACCTGTTATCATTCAATTTTCAAACGGTGGTGCTCAATTTAATGCAGGAAAAGGCTTATCAAACGACGGTCAAAAAGCAGCTATACAAGGTGCAATTGCAGGAGCTAAACATATACATCAATTAGCAGAGGCATATGGTGCTGTTGTAATTTTACACACGGATCATTGCGCTAAAAAACTATTACCTTGGATCGACGGTCTTTTAGATGCTAGTGAACAACATTATAAAGAAACTGGAAAATCTCTTTTCAGCTCTCACATGATTGATTTATCTGAAGAGCCTCTTGAAGAAAATATTGCTATCTGTAAAGAATACCTTACTAGAATGGCAAAAATGGAAATGACTTTAGAGATTGAATTAGGGATTACTGGTGGTGAAGAAGATGGTGTTGATAATTCTGATGTAGATGATTCTAAACTATATACACAACCAGAAGAAGTAGCTTATGCTTATGAAGAATTATCAAAAGTAAGTCCTAGATTTACAATTGCTGCTGCATTTGGTAATGTCCATGGAGTATACAAGCCAGGGAACGTAAAATTAACTCCGAAAATTTTAAAAAATTCTCAGGAATACATCACTAAAAAATATAACGTAGAGCACAACCATATTGATTTTGTTTTTCATGGTGGTTCAGGATCTACAGTTGAAGAAATTAGAGAAGGAATTAGTTACGGTGTTATAAAAATGAATATTGATACAGATTTACAATATGCATTCTTAGAAGGTATTCGTGATTACATCCAAGATAAAAAAGACTACTTGCAAGCACAAATTGGAAACCCTAATGGTGCTGATGAGCCTAACAAGAAATTTTACGATCCAAGAGTATGGTTACGTGAAGGCGAAAAAACATTTGTTACGCGTTTGAAAAAAGCATTTGCTGATTTAAATAACGAAAACACGCTATAG